A stretch of Lathyrus oleraceus cultivar Zhongwan6 chromosome 6, CAAS_Psat_ZW6_1.0, whole genome shotgun sequence DNA encodes these proteins:
- the LOC127097248 gene encoding WD repeat-containing protein LWD1-like, translating into MGATTDPILDPSDEQQKRSEIYTYEAPWHIYAMNWSVRRDKKYRLAIASLLEQYPNRVEIVQLDDTNGEIKSDPNLSFEHPYPPTKAIFIPDKDCHRPDLLATSSDFLRIWRISDSDESQSRVELKSLLNGNKNSEYCGPITSFDWNEAEPKRIGTSSIDTTCTIWDIEKETVDTQLIAHDKEVYDIAWGGVGVFASVSADGSVRVFDLRDKEHSTIIYESSEPDTPLVRLGWNKQDPRYMATIIMDTAKVVVLDIRFPTLPVVELQRHQASVNAIAWARHSSCHICTAGDDSQALIWDLSSMGQPVEGGLDPILAYTAGAEIEQLQWSSSQPDWVAIAFSTKLQILRV; encoded by the coding sequence ATGGGCGCAACCACAGACCCAATCCTAGACCCTTCCGATGAACAACAAAAACGCTCCGAGATCTATACCTATGAAGCCCCATGGCACATCTACGCCATGAACTGGAGCGTCCGTCGCGATAAGAAATACCGATTAGCTATAGCTTCTCTGCTAGAACAATACCCTAACCGAGTCGAAATTGTTCAACTCGACGACACAAACGGCGAAATCAAATCCGATCCAAATCTTTCTTTCGAACATCCATATCCACCTACCAAAGCAATCTTCATCCCTGATAAAGACTGTCACCGCCCTGACCTCTTAGCCACCTCCAGCGATTTTCTCCGCATATGGCGAATCTCCGATTCCGATGAGTCACAGTCTCGCGTTGAACTCAAAAGTCTTCTTAACGGTAACAAAAACAGTGAGTATTGTGGTCCTATTACTTCCTTTGATTGGAACGAAGCTGAACCCAAACGAATAGGAACTTCCAGTATTGACACAACTTGTACAATTTGGGATATTGAAAAGGAAACGGTTGATACGCAATTGATTGCTCATGATAAAGAGGTGTATGATATAGCTTGGGGTGGTGTTGGTGTTTTCGCCTCAGTTTCTGCTGATGGCTCCGTTAGGGTTTTTGATTTACGCGATAAGGAACATTCCACTATAATTTACGAGAGTTCTGAACCTGATACACCGTTGGTTAGGCTGGGTTGGAATAAACAGGATCCTCGTTATATGGCTACGATTATTATGGATACTGCTAAGGTTGTTGTTCTTGATATTCGTTTTCCGACCCTACCGGTTGTGGAATTGCAGAGACATCAAGCTAGTGTGAATGCTATTGCGTGGGCACGACATAGTTCTTGCCATATTTGTACTGCTGGTGATGATTCTCAGGCGTTGATTTGGGATCTTTCTTCAATGGGTCAACCTGTTGAAGGTGGGCTTGATCCTATTTTGGCTTATACTGCTGGTGCTGAAATTGAACAGCTTCAATGGTCTTCTTCACAGCCTGATTGGGTTGCTATTGCTTTCTCCACTAAGCTTCAGATTCTCAGGGTATGA